In a single window of the Notamacropus eugenii isolate mMacEug1 chromosome 4, mMacEug1.pri_v2, whole genome shotgun sequence genome:
- the C4H5orf22 gene encoding UPF0489 protein C5orf22 homolog isoform X1 — translation MTQSPGQRPPLRLYPKLPVWVVEDHQEVLPFIYRAIGSKHLPANNITFVHFDSHPDLLIPVNMPADTVFDKEALFGELSIENWIMPVVYAGHFSHVIWLHPSWAQQIKEGKHCFLVGKDTSTTTIRLQKLRECPPLNNSVMVTSTDHYFLSDGLYVSEDQLENPKPLELDVILVNPSQLVSSQEENGAMPLAKRLKLDAEESQSTTLTNSSSSEGLCPTPEAEGMEKDMGSQLAPQTCIAPAVSSCSETQDCQTKASATEILQIVKKGDAFVLDVDLDFFSVKNPFKEMFSQEEYKLLQELYSFKKPDTDVTEEGLVDCVESRVHQLEDLEAAFADLCDGDDEETVQRWASNPGMGSLIPLVQSLKNRTETPDYEMVHQAGLTCDYSELPHHISTEQEIECLVQSLKYLLKNLPKPTLVTVARSSLDDYCPSEQVDTIQEKVLNVLHTLYGSLDVHLEYSANSSPA, via the exons ATGACCCAGTCCCCCGGCCAGCGGCCTCCGCTCAGGCTCTACCCGAAGTTACCCGTGTGGGTGGTGGAGGATCACCAGGAG GTCTTGCCTTTTATATACCGAGCTATTGGCTCAAAACATCTTCCTGCCAATAACATAACTTTTGTTCATTTTGATTCACATCCTGACCTCCTTATTCCCGTAAATATGCCAGCAGATACTGTGTTTGACAAGGAAGCTCTCTTCGG GGAATTGAGTATTGAGAACTGGATTATGCCTGTAGTTTATGCAGGTCATTTTTCTCATGTAATATGGCTCCATCCATCATGGGCTCAGCAAATCAAGGAGGGCAAACATTGTTTTCTAGTGGGCAAAGATACCTCCACTACAACTATCAG GCTTCAGAAGCTTAGAGAGTGCCCtcctctcaacaactctgtgaT GGTTACAAGTACAGATCATTACTTCTTAAGTGATGGTCTTTATGTCTCTGAAGACCAGCTCGAGAACCCAAAGCCTTTAGAGTTGGATGTAATTCTGGTAAATCCTTCCCAGCTGGTCAGCAGTCAAGAGGAAAATGGAGCAATGCCTTTGGCTAAGAGACTGAAGCTAGATGCAGAAGAGTCACAAAGCACTACATTGACAAACTCTTCCTCTTCAGAAGGACTTTGTCCAACCCCAGAAGCAGAAGGGATGGAAAAGGATATGGGATCACAGTTGGCTCCCCAAACTTGCATAGCACCAGCAGTTTCAAGCTGTTCTGAAACTCAGGATTGCCAAACTAAAGCCAGTGCCACAGAGATTCTCCAGATTGTAAAGAAAGGAGATGCTTTTGTTTTAGATGttgacttagattttttttcagtcaagaaTCCCTTCAAAGAAATGTTTTCTCAG GAAGAATATAAGCTCTTACAAGAACTATACAGTTTTAAAAAGCCGGATACAGACGTGACAGAG GAGGGCTTGGTAGACTGTGTCGAAAGTCGCGTTCATCAACTGGAAGACTTAGAAGCTGCTTTTGCAGACTTgtgtgatggtgatgatgaagaaacGGTACAGAGATGGGCTTCAAATCCTGG AATGGGGTCCTTAATTCCACTTGTTCAGAGTTTGAAAAACCGGACAGAAACACCAGACTATGAGATG gTCCATCAGGCTGGTCTAACCTGTGATTATTCTGAGCTTCCTCACCATATCAGCACTGAACAAGAAATTGAATGTCTTGTACAGTCTctaaaatatttacttaaaaacTTACCGAAGCCTACTCTTGTGACTGTTGCCCG GTCGAGTTTGGATGACTACTGTCCTTCTGAGCAAGTTGATACTATTCAAGAAAAGGTCCTTAATGTACTTCATACTTTGTATGGAAGTCTAGATGTTCACTTGGAGTATTCAGCCAATTCATCTCCGgcttga
- the C4H5orf22 gene encoding UPF0489 protein C5orf22 homolog isoform X2 → MTQSPGQRPPLRLYPKLPVWVVEDHQEVLPFIYRAIGSKHLPANNITFVHFDSHPDLLIPVNMPADTVFDKEALFGELSIENWIMPVVYAGHFSHVIWLHPSWAQQIKEGKHCFLVGKDTSTTTIRVTSTDHYFLSDGLYVSEDQLENPKPLELDVILVNPSQLVSSQEENGAMPLAKRLKLDAEESQSTTLTNSSSSEGLCPTPEAEGMEKDMGSQLAPQTCIAPAVSSCSETQDCQTKASATEILQIVKKGDAFVLDVDLDFFSVKNPFKEMFSQEEYKLLQELYSFKKPDTDVTEEGLVDCVESRVHQLEDLEAAFADLCDGDDEETVQRWASNPGMGSLIPLVQSLKNRTETPDYEMVHQAGLTCDYSELPHHISTEQEIECLVQSLKYLLKNLPKPTLVTVARSSLDDYCPSEQVDTIQEKVLNVLHTLYGSLDVHLEYSANSSPA, encoded by the exons ATGACCCAGTCCCCCGGCCAGCGGCCTCCGCTCAGGCTCTACCCGAAGTTACCCGTGTGGGTGGTGGAGGATCACCAGGAG GTCTTGCCTTTTATATACCGAGCTATTGGCTCAAAACATCTTCCTGCCAATAACATAACTTTTGTTCATTTTGATTCACATCCTGACCTCCTTATTCCCGTAAATATGCCAGCAGATACTGTGTTTGACAAGGAAGCTCTCTTCGG GGAATTGAGTATTGAGAACTGGATTATGCCTGTAGTTTATGCAGGTCATTTTTCTCATGTAATATGGCTCCATCCATCATGGGCTCAGCAAATCAAGGAGGGCAAACATTGTTTTCTAGTGGGCAAAGATACCTCCACTACAACTATCAG GGTTACAAGTACAGATCATTACTTCTTAAGTGATGGTCTTTATGTCTCTGAAGACCAGCTCGAGAACCCAAAGCCTTTAGAGTTGGATGTAATTCTGGTAAATCCTTCCCAGCTGGTCAGCAGTCAAGAGGAAAATGGAGCAATGCCTTTGGCTAAGAGACTGAAGCTAGATGCAGAAGAGTCACAAAGCACTACATTGACAAACTCTTCCTCTTCAGAAGGACTTTGTCCAACCCCAGAAGCAGAAGGGATGGAAAAGGATATGGGATCACAGTTGGCTCCCCAAACTTGCATAGCACCAGCAGTTTCAAGCTGTTCTGAAACTCAGGATTGCCAAACTAAAGCCAGTGCCACAGAGATTCTCCAGATTGTAAAGAAAGGAGATGCTTTTGTTTTAGATGttgacttagattttttttcagtcaagaaTCCCTTCAAAGAAATGTTTTCTCAG GAAGAATATAAGCTCTTACAAGAACTATACAGTTTTAAAAAGCCGGATACAGACGTGACAGAG GAGGGCTTGGTAGACTGTGTCGAAAGTCGCGTTCATCAACTGGAAGACTTAGAAGCTGCTTTTGCAGACTTgtgtgatggtgatgatgaagaaacGGTACAGAGATGGGCTTCAAATCCTGG AATGGGGTCCTTAATTCCACTTGTTCAGAGTTTGAAAAACCGGACAGAAACACCAGACTATGAGATG gTCCATCAGGCTGGTCTAACCTGTGATTATTCTGAGCTTCCTCACCATATCAGCACTGAACAAGAAATTGAATGTCTTGTACAGTCTctaaaatatttacttaaaaacTTACCGAAGCCTACTCTTGTGACTGTTGCCCG GTCGAGTTTGGATGACTACTGTCCTTCTGAGCAAGTTGATACTATTCAAGAAAAGGTCCTTAATGTACTTCATACTTTGTATGGAAGTCTAGATGTTCACTTGGAGTATTCAGCCAATTCATCTCCGgcttga